ttagcctccctgtgcctctgcaTTTCCCCGCCACACAAGGCTACTGTGGGGATAAATACATTCCCGGCTGCGGGGTGCGGTGGCAGCGAGGGCTGTACGAAGCCCTTCGCTAGAGCGAGGGAAGGGAAGCACGACAAACTATGAGGAGTTGCTCATGCCCGGGACTGTGTTTTATCCTGGTTCCTGCTGTAATTGATCGGTTTCCTCGCTATTCAGGAGATGCTCCCGCCTGTCCCCTTGGCCGGCTGAGAGACATTTATCTTCCTGAGCTCACCGGGGCCTAGCCTGCTCCCATCTGCCATTAATTTAGTGGAAGTGTGCAAACAAGGAGTGGCGGAGGGAAGGAATTAGTCAGGTGGAAGTACTCCCCTCGGCACCGGGCAGACAGCGCCCTGGCTGGTTGCCAAAGGATTACATCTTAATTGTGGCAGGTTGGCCATTGTCTCTCAGCATCTCTGCTTTCACCCGTCTGCCAGCAAGCGGCTTGGGGGCgtccaccccttcccttcccccatattTAGTTGCTCAGGAATGCTCAGACTCAGCATCTGGCTTCCAGCCAAGTCCCTGATTTGCACCCTAGGCTGAAAGGGCACAAGGAGGTGGAGTGATTTGGATCCCAGCTTGGTACCAGGAAAGATCTGGGGACTGTTTGCTCTAAGTACTAGCCCCTGCAGAGGCACTAAAGAGACGGGCAGGGCTCAGTCATCACTGAGCTGCAAATTAATCCTCTCTAGCTCCTGCGAATCTGAACTCTGAGCATACGTTATTGTTTGCATTGCAGTTGCGTCTAGCAGCCCGAGTCATACACCAGgagaccattgtgctaggccctgtacaaacatgtcactccccagagagtttacaatctaaatgaaTATGGGAAATCCACATGGGAAAATCCGTGCTTTGGATTAGCTGCACTGGCCACTAGAGAGCGCTGTTGCCCTGCTGAAAACACAGGGGCAAGTGCACTTTTCTGGctgtcctgggaggggatttgcAGGAAGCGCTCAGCTGACTTTTACCTACGACTGTGATAGGGCGAGTTAGATGACAGGCAGAGGATCCATCCAGTCAAAGCTCCTTTCTCATAAACCCGCGAATGAGCCCAACTGACAGCACTGGTTTGGCTGGTACAGACAGGCAGGCACAGTTCTGCTAGCATCTGGCGGAGCAGTCTGTTCTAAACTGGCTTCTGAGGTGGGGGGTATCTCCCATGTATTAGACTGTGCTACAAAACTAGACCCTGAGGTGTCACTCTTGTAAGTGGCAGTATTAAGGGCCATTCAGCAGGATGCTTTCCACCTTCCACAGCCTCACGCATTtcagctgtagatctcaaagctcttttaGAAAATTGTGCATCGTTATCCCTattgtacagagggggaaactgaggcatgcgaGGGGTTAAGTGATATTATCAAGATCACTCCATGTGCCTGCATCTCCCCTACGCTAGGTCTACAtcagtgtgacagggtgtacaCAACCCACACCAGACAGGAAGGGGTTCAGATGCAGACATGGGCTCACTTAGCCCCCTCCTGCTACACCAGCGCTGGGTGAGATGGCCTGGGAGGTGGATATAAAAGGAAGGAGGGATCACTGGGGAGGAGAGCAGACAGGCAGTTCCTGTGTGGGGCTAGAGGTGGACTGGGACTGGTGGCCTTTTGTTGGAGGCTGAGCCTGACCCTGGCCGGCCTGATGGTTGGTTTGGTTGAAGCCTAGGAACCTGCAGCTGGATGTTAACACAGGCTGCTGCAGCTGGTAGCCTGCTGATAAGGAAGGGGGCTGAAAGCTGagccttggggggagggatagctcagtggtttgagcattagcctggtaaacccagggttgtgagttcaatccttgagggagccatttagggatctggggtaaaaaaattggggatttggtcctgctttgagcaggggattggactagatggcctcctgaggtcccttccaactctgtgatTCTGGCTGGCCTCCTTGAAGTGTCTTGGCTGAAGAGCTAAGCCACATCTATGGCTCAGGTGGGCTGAAGAgaatgtggggaaactgaggcaaagctgCTGCATCCATGTCATGCCATGAGGGTGTACACTGGGATGGCAAATCTGTTATACATCACTAAATGTAGCCATGTTACCTCtgatttactggtttcagagtagcagccgtgttagtctgtatttgcaaaaagaaaaggaggacttgtggcaccttagagactaaccaatttatttgagcataagctttcaggagctacagctcatttcatcggatgcttatgctcaaataaattggttagtctctaaggtgccacaagtcctccttttcttttctctgattTACTGTTCACCTGTGTAAGCGAGAGGAGATGCAGGGCTAGCGGAGCCGTGGCAAAAGCAGAATCCCCCCTAGGGTTCCTAACTCCCAGCCCTCAGGAATGTAGAAACACTCTTCTACCCCATAGATGCGGTGCAAGGTATGACAGTAAATCCTGTAGGCAGGCTCGGGCAATTAGAACTAATGACCTCCTCTGCACCGAACAGATTCTCCGGTAGTGCTGGGTGCTCGATAGATTGTAACATTTactcctatttaaaaaaatataaaattagcatTCAGTTGGCAAATTGTTTGAGATACTTTGTGGGAAATGGCTCAATCATGGGGGGTTTGTTTGGTACAACGTGGCAGAAGTCATTCGCTTTCAGGTTGGTCTATTACTCGATTTAAACGAGTAAGCAAACATTTCTGCATTCAACATCAATAGCCCTGCTAGGGAGCTAATGTTTATTCTCTCAGCATTAATATTATGATGCTGTTTTGTTTCCTGAGTGGGCTCAGTACTGTGCAAAAGACATTGCTTCAAGGAATTTACAATCTCAGGCCCTGATCCGGCAAACACCTGCTCATTGGCTTAACTTTACTCACTAGGAGtaatcccattaaaattaagcACGAGTGTAAGGTTTGCAGGGTCAGGTCCTAAATGAGAGCTAGTTACTAGTGGAAAGATTGAGTTTCTTCTCAAGGAAAATTGTGGCAACCGCCAGGATGAATGGACTTTGACCAAAAGACACATGGCTAGTGTCTCCTATTGCATTGATCTTGCAAGGTACTGGGcacttcagtccaatccactaaAGATACAAATATCATCCAGTTCTGAGAATCACTTATGCCTTGTCCCCACTGAACGATCTCCTCAACCAAACCCAGGCCACTGGTCTTCTTATCTGGCATTGGTCCCTCGTACCCTTTCCACCAAGCCACGTTCTAGGGATTTCCAATCCACACATTCCCATAACGGGGCTCTACACAGGTGGCCAGCTGGTGTGCTTCCCTTTTTCTATATTTGGGGGGCAGCGTGGTAAGGCTCACATCCTTCTCGACACCAACTGGGGAGAAGGCTACCTGTCTTCTCAGGAAAGGCCCCTGTTCTTGCCATTTTCATTTCTCACTGAGCAGGCTGTGTCCTGAGGTGCCCCAGAATGCCCCCCAGTGGCTTGGGTTTTATCCAGTGAGTTTGTTCAACTGGGGCACCCCACAGTCAGCTCCCACAAAAGCATGAGGTTCATGCTGTTTGGCACAAGGACGACTGTATTCGCCCAACCCCACCACATCCATCCTGCATACAGGAAGTGAGTCCCCCACGCCAGCAACGCAAGGTTCAGATGGGCTGGGTTGGGCTGTTCAGAATGCTCAAAGAAAGGACCCTTTGCCTGGCCAGCGAGGGAGCAATATTCCATTTTGGCAGTCAAGCTTCCCTTCAATCAAAGGGACAGTGTCAATATAATAACACAGCACGTGTCCTTCCCTTGGCCAACTAAATAAGGCTGCTTCTGATTGGAACCACTGGAAGAGCTGGAGAAATCTGATTTGCTTTTCACCCATCCAGGGTTTTGCTGACTGTTTTTGCATTTTACCTAGCTTGACGCTAGTCGTGGTCAGTTTCACTTGTAGGGGCAAATTTTCAAATACTCATCACCCAcaattagggttgccacctgtcctgGCTTTCCTAGGCTGATCCGTTTTTTGAGGTAGCGCGGTGCCCAGGAAACCTGCAAGGGAGCTCAGTGCACGCTGCCAACTCTCCCGTTTTATGGGCTCAGCATCATCCCGGATGTCCTGGCTTTTTCACCCCTCAGAGGTAGCAGCCCTACCCACAACTGGGGCCAGGTTGACAAAAGCATTCATCTCCCAATCAGGCACCAAAATATATAGCCGGATTTTCAAATGCATTCgacccccagcagctcccaatgTCACGTTtgtggccaggttttcaaaagagatcAGGCTCTGATGTCCTGAGCTGTTTGGAAAACTGGGCCCTGATGGCAAGCACTGAGCTGTTTGGAAAAGTGCGGGCTACAGTCCGTTTCCCTGCCTGCATCGCAGGCATAGCCCAAGGCTCCCCTGCGAAAATGTGAAAAACACTCCACTTTAGAGTGACATTTTGTTCAATCTTCTTCATACAAAAAACCCAAGCTAAATGAAGTACGAACCACGGATAATCAAAACTGTGGGGGCACTTTGTATGATAAATCCAATTCAGATCCATTTTACTTTCCTTGATTTAGCTGTGGTTTAATTATACCACTAGATGCAATACTGAAGGCTTGGTATTGTTCAGCCTGACggtgttttttcctccctttatGAGCATCTTTGACTAATTTTTAGTGTCGTATCCTAGCTTGTCTTGAGGCCATTTCTCTTTCTGAGAAGAAATTGACAACAGGCAGGGTCTGATTTTCCATTGCGGGATTTCCATGGAATTGTTACATTGGCATAAAACCAGCAGTGGAGAACCAAGGCCCACATTCTGAAATATTATTAGCTATTCTTTATGAGTCTTAGCATGGagtttttctattattttaataGCTTCTGAAATGTATAAATAATTAGTAAATAGAGCAGCAATAGCTCAATGTAGTAGCTTAAATGACATTCCCTTTTGGTAAAAATCTTTATTGCCTGGTATGACAAATATCTACTTCAGCACTTCCTAAAGTGTGGGGTGCATCCCCCTGGGGGGAGACTTATCGGACTAGCTGAGGGGCAAAGACTAAGTCTCTCCTTTGTTCTCCAGggtctcagttttcatttaaaaaaaaaaagagaaagtctctagctgttatggttgagaagaaaactttgaaaatgtgacccaagtgcgaCTGACGcggtgatgtctgcctgagtctgcagggagCCTGAAACAAGCTCTGTGGTGTGATCTGCCACGTTCATTTCAATGGGCTCTAACTTAGATGCCAATGATGATGCTTCAAACACCAGCATTGTTAACTGTCTCGCTGCTCATCACAGCATGTAAGCAAGGAGGAGACAGCTCAGATTAGGACGATCTACACAATCTACTCTGAGTGACCACTCCATTTGTGTAGGCCTTTAACAACACATGAGGGGGctaaagatgtgtgtgtgtgtgtttggagggggTGATTGCTTTATTTTTCCTGGACGGGGGCTCAGCTTTCAGAAGGTTGGGGGATGCTAGCTCACTCTGTTGACATTTTAAGTAACAATGTCATTAAATATCTTTCTCTCTCAGGAAGCAACACTCTTATCTCTGTATCTAACCCGACCCTACATAGGGATGGTTGACTAGGCATTCCTAGCCCTATAGTTTTCCATAGACCTGGCCCAATGCACGGATGACAGGGGAGATAATGAGTGACATTACACGTTTCCTGTCCAATGGAAGCTGCAATGTGCCATTTTACTGTGTGAAAGAAGGAGAGGAAAATACTGAGCTAGATTCTCCACTCAGTTACATGACCACATTGTCTCCCTGTAATTTAGTGGATGGGAGGCTAGACTGGGAGttggaaacctgggttctagccccagcttgTCTACGGGTTTGCTGCTTGGGTAGGTTTCTTCCCTGctcactttctccatctgtaagCTGGTGATCGTGATATttggtaaagtgttttgagacACCTGGAAAACAAGCACTATAGCAGAGTTCAGTATTTACAACCAAGTCTatggagttatactggtataagtggGAAAAGAATCAGGCCTGTTATATTGTATGGAATTATTTTAGTGGTATAGTCAGATTTCCTCTTCTTTCAGAAGCGGTGTGTTTTAAGTGTAGCACTTGAGAGGTCAGGagttcctgagttctaatccccccccccccacacacacacacacactgacacagaCTCCCTTGGTGACTTTGGCctggctgcctcagtttccccaactgtacgATAGGTGTAATAATAGTGATGTGATAGGACGATTGGAAGGATTTGTTAAAGATGAAAAGTTCTAGGTGTTGTTATTTAGGCGGaggaatttttttattatttttttttaagccttttgATGACACTCCCCGGCTATCTCTGTCTGCATTACAAGGGTTCTCACAGACCGTTCCGACTCTGAACTGCTCCCAACACCTGCAAAGCCCAAGTGGATTCCCTGAGGGTACCGGCTGAGGATCTGCAGGCTGATGACACTGCAGATGTGTGGTGCCGTgtttctttggcagagctgggtccaaaactggacactgcaaaatgcatttcaaaggaaaTCATTGTAGCCTTGTGAGATGGGTGATTTAGCCACAGGCAGCTTGCGTCTGGCACTGCTCCTCTCGCTGTGATGCTGGGCCAGCCAACCAATCCCCAGCCTACAATGTGATGGAAAAGGGTGTGCTTGTTACATTGTATCCCCGGGCACTAGTACTCATTGCAGGAATCGACTGGATCGATTGAACTTGCTGGCCCTGTGAGGTAAACACTAACACGTACAGCTTGGCCAGCTGAGTTCCATGACATTGCTCCTGTCTCAAGACATCAGCAGAGCAGTGGCATGTCTGGAGGGAACAGGGGTGTCAGGAAGaatccccccccgccctccacctCTCTCCGTGTACAGTATTGCACATCTGGCTAGTGCCCAGCCAGGATCCTCTGAACTGGTCCGTGGCCAGGGCAGGCTGCTGGACGAGGTGGCTTGATGAGCTGACTCAGCATGGCAAATCCATGTGGTTGATTCGCAGGAGAGCAAATGGCACCCAGTGATTTTGTGAATGATGCTGCCCCCACTGCCAGTGTCTGTTGGATTTTTGACATGCCTAATGGATGAGTTGTCAGCACTATCTGCGGCAAGCCCCTTCCGGGACGGATCTGGTCGCTGCCTCCCCTGGGTGTCACTGGGTGTCCCACCCCCTCCAGTTGCTGAGGCTGCCAGGTGGGCTCAGGCAGCTCCCTGTGGATTCCTTTGACCTCATGAGAGCTGGCGCTTGGGAAGGCAGGGGCTTTGTCGCTGTGCTGTGCTGGGCAGAGAGCTGTCTGGCTCATGAGATGGGAACTGATGGGCTGCTTTTTCAAGTGCACCTCTGAAAAGCAGCGTGGGCTAGTGGATAGTGCGCTAGACTAGGCcttaggagatctggattctctCCTTAGCTCAGCTGCCAGGTGAccatcctgtgcctcagtttccccatctgtaacacagGGATATGATCCTGAGCTCCTTTCTagaacactttgagatctactgatcaACAGTGTTATCTAAGAGCTAGAGATTATTTATTAATATCTGTGCGCACTCATGGAGGAATGCATGCTGGCCTTCGGgcttccctctcctcttcctctctccagtACCCTTCCCCCAGAGGCCCCTGTGTGAAAAAGAGAGAGCACTAGAGGGGAAGAGGTAGTTTTGAAAGACCCATCCTCCTGAATCTGCATGCATGCTGGCCGGTCTTTGTCCCTTTGCATGGCTTAGACTCTCAAGCATCTTCCCAGTTATAGTGTTCACTTATGCAGTACAAAGGAGCAGTCTTTTGGAcctcttaatttctctcttttAATTCACTAGGAAAGGCCCAAAATGCCCCTAGAGGTAGAGTAAGTCACTTCACCCACCaccgaaatgcagccacctctggggaggagcaCACAGCTGTTTCATACAGCAACACTAGAGAACACATATTTGCTTCCATTTTGCCCTGCTCAGGTTCTGTGTCTGAGTGGTAACGTGTGTCTTTGTTTTCTCATTGCAGAGTCTCTCACTGGATCTGTTCGGTGAAGTAGCAGCAAAGACTTTGCAGCCTTGGACTTCTCTTCTGCAACAGcagtatttgggggggagggggggcagggacgggggagGGGAACATCAGAAAAGGTGTCAGGAGACCTTTCACGTTCTCTGCATGCTTGACTCAGGGATGAGCAAAGGCAGAGTCAACGCATACAGCATAGTATCCTCTGAGGAAGACGGGCTGAGGTTGACCACCATGCCAGGAGTCAACGGCTTTGGGAACGGTAAGATCCACACCAGGAGGAAATGCCGGAATAGGTTCGTGAAGAAGAATGGCCAATGCAATGTCGAGTTCACCAACATGGATGACAAGCCTCAAAGATACATCGCTGACATGTTCACGACATGTGTCGACATCCGCTGGAGGTAcatgttgttgctcttctccctTGCCTTTCTGGTGTCCTGGTTATTATTTGGGCTGATTTTCTGGCTCATTGCACTTGTCCATGGAGACCTAGAAAACCCAGCCGGGGATGACAGCTTCAAGCCTTGTGTTCTTCAAGTGAACGGCTTTGTGGCTGCTTTTCTGTTCTCCATTGAAACCCAAACGACGATCGGCTATGGATTCCGCTGCGTGACAGAGGAGTGCCCGATAGCCGTCTTCATGGTGGTGGTGCAGTCCATTGTGGGGTGTATAATCGACTCCTTCATGATTGGGGCAATCATGGCAAAGATGGCCAGGCCCAAGAAAAGGGCCCAAACGTTACTTTTCAGCCATAATGCTGTTGTGGCCATGAGAGATGGGAagctctgcctgatgtggagagtTGGGAACCTTCGAAAAAGCCACATTGTGGAAGCCCATGTGAGAGCTCAGTTAATTAAGCCTAGAATCACCGAGGAGGGGGAATATATCCCCCTTGATCAAATAGACATTGACGTTGGGTTTGACAAAGGCTTGGACCGTATTTTCTTGGTGTCGCCAATCACTATTCTTCATGAGATCAATGAGGAAAGCCCGCTGTTTGGAATTAGCCACCAGGACCTGGAAACAGATGACTTTGAAATTGTGGTGATCCTTGAAGGGATGGTAGAAGCCACAGCCATGACGACACAAGCTCGGAGCTCCTACTTGGCCAGCGAGATCCTGTGGGGCCACCGCTTTGAGCCCGTCCTGTTTGAGGAGAAAAACCAGTACAAAGTAGACTACTCACACTTCCACAAAACCTACGAGGTGCCGTCGACCCCGCGCTGCAGTGCTAAGGACTTGGTGGAGAACAAATTCCTGCTCCCTAGCACCAACTCCTTCTGCTACGAGAATGAGCTGGCCTTCATGAGCcgtgatgaggaggaggaggaggaggaggatgatgaCAGCAGGGGTCTGGATGACCTGAACCCGGACAACAGGCATGAATTTGACAGGCTTCAGGCCACGATAGCACTGGATCAGAGGTCATATAGAAGGGAGTCAGAAATATGACCCAGGGCCCCTCCGCTAACTGATCTGAGGTTATTTTTCCTCTCATCTCTTCCCCTACCACCTGCTCAACTTATGCAGAACAATGCAAGTGCCATAGGAATGCTTGAGAAATTAGTATTGTTTGTAGTTTTAAGTTTCATTGCAATAACCACTGACCGGTCTGTGATAGGAAACCACAGCAGGCCACAGAGTGTTTTGAACTTCCAGTGTTGATAAAGCTATTAGAAAATGTACTGGAAGCAGATTCAGTATGGCGGCACAGATAAGGGAGAACACCGGGGGCGGGATCTGCAGGAGTACCTTCTTTGCACGCAGAGAGctggtgattttgttttctttcactcTGTGAAAATGAAAGCA
The Eretmochelys imbricata isolate rEreImb1 chromosome 10, rEreImb1.hap1, whole genome shotgun sequence genome window above contains:
- the LOC144271207 gene encoding ATP-sensitive inward rectifier potassium channel 12, producing the protein MLDSGMSKGRVNAYSIVSSEEDGLRLTTMPGVNGFGNGKIHTRRKCRNRFVKKNGQCNVEFTNMDDKPQRYIADMFTTCVDIRWRYMLLLFSLAFLVSWLLFGLIFWLIALVHGDLENPAGDDSFKPCVLQVNGFVAAFLFSIETQTTIGYGFRCVTEECPIAVFMVVVQSIVGCIIDSFMIGAIMAKMARPKKRAQTLLFSHNAVVAMRDGKLCLMWRVGNLRKSHIVEAHVRAQLIKPRITEEGEYIPLDQIDIDVGFDKGLDRIFLVSPITILHEINEESPLFGISHQDLETDDFEIVVILEGMVEATAMTTQARSSYLASEILWGHRFEPVLFEEKNQYKVDYSHFHKTYEVPSTPRCSAKDLVENKFLLPSTNSFCYENELAFMSRDEEEEEEEDDDSRGLDDLNPDNRHEFDRLQATIALDQRSYRRESEI